Proteins encoded within one genomic window of Streptomyces sp. NBC_01314:
- the gvpJ gene encoding gas vesicle protein GvpJ, producing the protein MTQSDSPVPSPSRNPYPYGGGGQGSSANLADILERVLDKGIVIVGDIKINLLDIELLTIKLRLLVASVDKAKEIGIDWWEHDPALSSRASRHDGRRSLADENERLRAEVRELRERVEESAPELPPAATDTPERHRPRAAERRPRETAPRETAPREERRTEEPRRKRRKAPAVNDEDDENRG; encoded by the coding sequence GTGACCCAGTCCGACTCCCCCGTTCCCTCCCCGTCGCGCAACCCCTACCCCTACGGCGGCGGCGGTCAGGGCTCCAGCGCGAACCTCGCCGACATCCTTGAACGGGTCCTCGACAAGGGCATCGTCATCGTCGGCGACATCAAGATCAACCTGCTCGACATCGAGCTGCTCACCATCAAACTGCGCCTCCTGGTGGCCTCGGTCGACAAGGCCAAGGAGATCGGCATCGACTGGTGGGAGCACGACCCCGCCCTCTCCTCCCGCGCGTCCCGCCACGACGGCCGGCGCTCCCTGGCCGACGAGAACGAGCGACTCCGCGCCGAGGTGAGGGAGCTGCGCGAACGCGTCGAGGAGTCCGCCCCGGAGCTGCCCCCGGCCGCGACCGACACGCCGGAGCGCCACCGCCCCCGCGCCGCCGAGCGCAGGCCCCGCGAGACGGCACCACGCGAGACGGCACCACGCGAGGAACGCCGTACGGAGGAACCGCGGCGCAAGCGGCGCAAGGCACCGGCGGTGAACGACGAGGACGACGAGAACCGGGGCTGA
- a CDS encoding gas vesicle protein, translated as MSTYGDHDAAYSYDGYDGYDRPISGRQVALIDLLDRLLSGGVVLTGDLVLSVADIDLVRVSLRAVIVAVREQMDEQWALSLPERTAPEPERTPLEGGGAHDDPPV; from the coding sequence ATGAGCACGTACGGCGACCACGACGCCGCCTACTCCTACGACGGCTACGACGGCTACGACCGCCCGATCAGCGGGCGGCAGGTGGCGCTGATCGACCTGCTCGACCGACTGCTGAGCGGCGGTGTCGTCCTCACCGGGGACCTCGTCCTGAGCGTCGCGGACATCGACCTGGTGCGGGTCTCGCTGCGCGCGGTGATCGTCGCCGTCCGCGAACAGATGGACGAGCAGTGGGCGCTGTCCCTGCCGGAGCGCACGGCCCCGGAACCCGAGCGGACGCCCTTGGAAGGAGGCGGCGCCCATGACGACCCCCCTGTATGA
- a CDS encoding gas vesicle protein K, which yields MTTPLYDGGPHTDRLREVTEAATRAFSLLPARPEEVAPPPPGRGGAVARRLRTDPDTVERDLVRLVLTIVELLRQLMERQALHRVDQGGLTEDQEERLGMTLMVLHDRMTELCDRYGLTLEDLNLDLGPLGTLLPP from the coding sequence ATGACGACCCCCCTGTATGACGGCGGCCCCCACACCGACCGCCTCCGCGAGGTCACCGAAGCCGCGACCCGCGCGTTCTCCCTGCTGCCCGCCCGGCCGGAAGAGGTCGCCCCGCCACCTCCCGGTCGGGGCGGAGCCGTGGCCCGCCGACTGCGCACCGACCCCGACACGGTGGAACGCGACCTCGTCCGTCTCGTCCTCACCATCGTCGAACTGCTCCGCCAGCTGATGGAACGCCAGGCCCTCCACCGCGTCGACCAGGGCGGCCTCACCGAGGACCAGGAAGAACGCCTCGGCATGACCCTGATGGTCCTCCACGACCGCATGACCGAACTCTGCGACCGCTACGGCCTCACCCTCGAAGACCTCAACCTCGACCTCGGCCCTCTGGGCACCCTTCTCCCGCCCTGA
- a CDS encoding helix-turn-helix domain-containing protein has product MTGSAPECVALAEGLRETRALTGLSLAALAERTAYSKSSWERYLNGKKPVPRQAVEALCAMAGEPAGRLLALWELADTEWSGRARHTRPSAEPPPTSAPTSLPMSALVPAAAVGAPGVHRRVRRQGLFIAGVGVVAVAMLAAQSLRSHSAAGSPASPALDPIPGCQGKACDGKDPSPMACGLPGRVDSLGPPHPTSTDARVEIRYSQVCAAAWGRIWHSKVGDAIEVSAPGARSHRVVVRNAADTGVYRFTPMIGGPNRTDLRLCFIPAGGTDRECFDS; this is encoded by the coding sequence ATGACCGGTTCCGCACCGGAGTGCGTGGCACTGGCCGAGGGGCTCCGCGAAACGAGGGCGCTGACGGGCCTGAGCCTGGCGGCGCTGGCCGAGCGCACGGCGTACAGCAAGTCGTCCTGGGAGCGATATCTCAACGGGAAGAAGCCAGTACCCCGGCAGGCCGTCGAGGCGCTGTGCGCGATGGCGGGGGAGCCCGCCGGGCGGCTGCTCGCGCTGTGGGAACTGGCGGACACCGAGTGGAGCGGGCGTGCCCGGCACACCCGCCCCTCTGCCGAGCCCCCGCCCACGTCCGCGCCTACATCCTTGCCCATGTCCGCCCTGGTGCCCGCAGCTGCTGTGGGCGCGCCGGGCGTCCACCGGAGGGTTCGGCGCCAGGGGCTGTTCATCGCCGGTGTGGGTGTGGTCGCAGTGGCGATGTTGGCGGCGCAGTCTCTGCGGAGCCACAGCGCCGCCGGAAGCCCGGCGTCCCCCGCGCTGGATCCCATCCCCGGATGCCAGGGGAAGGCGTGTGACGGGAAGGATCCCAGCCCGATGGCCTGCGGACTGCCCGGCAGGGTGGACTCGCTCGGTCCGCCGCACCCCACCAGCACCGATGCGAGGGTGGAGATCCGGTACAGCCAGGTGTGCGCTGCCGCGTGGGGCCGGATCTGGCATTCGAAGGTCGGGGACGCGATCGAGGTCTCGGCCCCCGGCGCCCGGTCGCATCGAGTCGTCGTCAGAAACGCCGCGGATACGGGCGTCTACCGTTTCACGCCGATGATCGGCGGCCCGAACCGGACCGACCTACGGCTGTGCTTCATTCCAGCGGGCGGCACGGACCGGGAGTGCTTCGACTCCTGA
- a CDS encoding peptidoglycan-binding protein codes for MSLDVLAGKTGYSRSSWDRYLNGKALPPRHAVEELARVAGADPVRLLVLHEVAEEAWPQRIASSSSAGAEGDGGEQGARSEAAAEPSGATAGSTASAEGPGASDEGPAVLGAGQPPGVRRPVALAAVVAAALVGMCAGMLIAAPWGDDDGGGDKAQTALDGPQPSSSNTTSTDANAGTNSNNTSTEGLGWYVFKPDKSYSCKVRRTGAAGGRLVAGYSATRTAVLAGPGWDVVEAQCLLGYRQLEPGVVDGVYGQQTIAAVMRLQKKAGLPADGVVGPHTWQALRG; via the coding sequence TTGAGCCTGGACGTGCTCGCGGGCAAGACCGGATACAGCCGCTCGTCGTGGGATCGCTACCTCAACGGGAAGGCGCTGCCGCCGCGGCACGCGGTGGAGGAGCTGGCGCGGGTCGCGGGGGCGGACCCGGTCCGGCTGCTGGTGCTGCATGAGGTGGCCGAGGAAGCGTGGCCGCAGCGGATCGCGTCGTCCTCGTCGGCCGGTGCGGAAGGCGACGGCGGCGAGCAGGGGGCACGGAGCGAGGCGGCTGCCGAGCCTTCCGGTGCGACCGCAGGTTCTACGGCATCGGCGGAGGGGCCCGGCGCCTCGGATGAGGGGCCCGCGGTGTTGGGGGCCGGGCAGCCGCCGGGGGTGCGCCGGCCCGTCGCCCTCGCTGCCGTGGTGGCCGCCGCACTCGTGGGGATGTGCGCCGGAATGCTGATCGCCGCGCCCTGGGGCGATGACGACGGCGGGGGCGACAAGGCGCAGACGGCGCTGGACGGCCCACAGCCGAGCAGCAGTAACACCACCAGTACCGATGCCAATGCCGGTACCAACAGCAACAACACCTCTACCGAGGGGCTGGGCTGGTACGTCTTCAAGCCGGACAAGTCGTACTCCTGCAAGGTCCGCCGGACCGGCGCGGCAGGCGGGAGGCTGGTCGCCGGATACAGCGCCACGCGTACCGCCGTCCTTGCCGGACCGGGCTGGGACGTGGTGGAGGCCCAGTGCCTGCTGGGCTATCGCCAGTTGGAGCCGGGCGTCGTCGACGGGGTCTACGGGCAGCAGACCATCGCGGCCGTGATGCGTCTGCAGAAGAAGGCCGGGCTGCCGGCGGACGGCGTCGTGGGCCCGCACACCTGGCAGGCGCTGCGCGGATGA